The sequence ttgaaaacagaacacaaatcattgcattccaagcgatcacccaactcacacgatcacaaatcatgaacttgaaccaagtctagtaaaccagtaagcaaatcaagagaaaagctgtgcacaaaCACGCTTCAAACACAGCGTAAGTGTGCGGTGGTCGGCGTTTGGAAGGTGGGCGTGGTTTTATGTTTTGGTCTGGGCAGTCAAACTTTTCTGTTCGCGCGTCGATGTTTTGAATGTGGCGGGTTCATGTTTTCGGTTGACATGTCTTTCTGACAGCCGGAAAAAGTTGCGGTCAGACGTGCTGGCGGCAGTGTCTTTGTTTtttacgttttgaacacattagtgatttcagcagtatgatcgttttgaagagcaaaACAGTTTAGGTCGGACATATCTCGTTATCCAGAGTAGCCATATCACTgaaccaatgatcgtaaatttgctaatacatacaagttatgtataaaagttgatgtatcgatcactttatgtaggtcgtacgggttacaCTCTCGTGTTGTATCAGTTTGATAATTGTCGACCAGTGCAAATCGGGGGCCactcggagaaatcctaccggtgcgctaagctttgatcatgatcgtttccacagtcaaaatcacagtccgtaGTAATTGTACAGTTGTTTAAGTCCgacatcaataattcatcacataagttacgtaaacaattgaatcaaaccaaacggttaGTTTGCTGCTGCCATTGTTGGGCCTGTTGTGTATACGGAGCACAACTTAGCTGTAGGCTTCGTTGGTTACAGGTGGCCCGATCTctagtattctccttttcttgacttgatagactatggtatttcaagggttttacatgtgtgatcaTGACGGCCCCCGATTTTTATGGATTTTATAAAATggccccttgggacaggagtagggGCCCAAAGTGGCCCCTTGTTTTTACgtcctagaatgaacactggATGGGTAAGTGACAGACCAGTTAATGAATGTGTAGATTATCATAATTtagtttttgtttgattttgttcaatttcaGTCTGATCAGGTTGGCTATTACACATGTGAGTTTGAACACATTGATCCAGACGATGGCAGAGTATATTTGAAAGGCTTGGATAAAAGTTTCAGAGATCAAGtaagtcaaaatatttaaaaattacagtATTTACATGCAATCCTGTCAACATTGGTCCACACAAACCACTACCCCGGTACTTTTGTGTCGGCCCAACTTTCTGACAAGCGCCATTGTTGGAGGCATAAAGTCATTGCCTATGACATCAGCAGAGTACATGTacagaatttgaaatatcatgtCCTTTACATCATGAATCAGCTTACAGATAGAAAAAGTTCTCCAGACAGCTGCATAACTTTAGGTGGTGTAAAAATCTGTTTGTATTACGAATGCTGTTGAAATAGTGCTGATTACAAGTGACgccatttttctttcattaatatgaaaaaataaatgtttgtctgcattttccacaAGAACGATGAAAATGAAACCTGCCATGTGTTACAAtggatactaaaagtcacactaattcatatgaatttatggctcagattACAAGATGCAACAACAGCCGCATATGCAACAAATAAATTAGTCCGAATTTTCTGATGTCGCGTGCATGCAGCTATATTATGTAACAAACATGAAATCAAAGCGCTATTTGCAATATTACTTAATagcatttcacaaaacaaacatcaatacCGGTAGatgtacaaatgtacatgtcagTTAGTAAAAGCATGATTCAAGAAGTTGAGTGTCCAGAATAAATTGTCAGCTATGTATTTGTTGGTGGCATTCATCTTACCGGTATTCTTATTTTCATCTTACCAGTATTTGTTTATCTGCTACACTAAATCATAAGGTGTCatgaaattaaccctttgagtgctgtaccctaatttttcccaccaaaattttagagcaacattttaccaattttcataatttttttctgtaattaccCCTTACTTACTAGTAAATGAAATTCAACTATCTCATTCCTGACTCCATGAACATCTTTCCAgattttcaactttttcaagAAGAGAATATCACAACAATATCCACTGGAGGAGGTAACAACAGATCCTTACAAACATGCACAAGAAAGCCATGAGGTAAGTTGGACGTCAAAGATCTGAAGCTGAACAGCCCACCTCAAGAGGGCGCATGCCTGTGTCTGTTTGATAATAACTTTCCTTCCTAATGCTCCATGCAGCACATCAAAACCATTCTTTGGTATGTGATATGAACTTTGTGCCATGGATAAAAGCTCTATGTTGTTTTAAGGGACTTTGCCGAGGGACACCATGAAAAAAAGTTTCCTAATGTATAGCACAGTTTCTTTTAGGAATGTCACAATGCTATCTCAATcttaaatttgttttgaagatatttaaaatttagaAGGCAACTGGTGTACATGTATGACGCATGAAGCCATGATTGTTACTGAGTCATTACACGCACAGTCTAATATGGTCGGTTGAAATGTACTGGTAGCTATATCCAACAAAGATatgtcactgaggtcatttTCTACACAATTCTGTATCATACCGTACATCTGTTTGAGATTTCCACTGTGAAGGCCACATATAAACTTCATACAATTCCTGGGGTAATAAAGCAGGACGACAAAAACTGTATCATAAGTTAAAGAGGCATATTCTCTTATGAGACAAAAAAGCAAATGAAATTAGTTGAAATTAATGGAAAGGAAAGACTGTCAAGATGTGAGTTACATTAATATGTTCACTGTAATTCTCTCTAAATACATGTAGTTCCacagtcaccattgataacaatagctgtaggccaaaccattgtgtgAAAAGGTTAATGTACAAAGAACAATAGGACTGGTGTAACTCGAGAAAAATAGTCCGCCTTTAGACCTTACATTTTAATAGGCATTTTGTGTACAGTACATTATCACAATACAGCATGCATGTGTATTGCAAAGTCATGGTAGCAAAGTTGATATATGCAATATCACATCTAGTAAGTCACATTTGTCAGGGATGTAGAAAGTAGCTGGCAGCCGGCAAAAACATCTGGCTGTAGGTAAAATTTGTCAGCTGTgaaaatatcagtttaataaaaaatcacagacattttccaaaaatgtaatgtgCCAAACATTTATCAcctatacttttatttttgccacctgtgACCAAAATTTGCTACATCCCTGTTTTTTAAGCAGACATTTCTCACCGAGATCACAttcaaaaacattgttttcagtccgtgtctctttctctctctgttaCAGTCCTTCATGAAAAGCAGATCCACCATGGTACTCGGTAGGAATGAAATACTGCAAAAGGTAAGGCAtttcaaagtcatattcataagtTTATTTTTCATGCCAGACCTTCTCGAAGATATTAACTGAAAGTATGTTACATTACCTTTGTGGAGGAAGAATACGGTAAGTATTTTGTCATCTGATGATGGAACGAAATGTATGAAGAATGTTCAACTTGTATATCTAAATTCATGTATGATGAGAAATGTACATGAAGGCTTGCCACCACATTTGTTTTAATGAACACCAGATTGTTGTGTGGATTCTCAAGAACTATGAAAAGATTTTGTTGAATATTCCATTGACTGTTTTAATTTAGAAACCATGATATCAACAGAAACATCACTGTGGTACGTTAGCTGAcgcttcttcaaattttgattccCAGATTTCCGACTACATCACCGGCATTGCTATAGACAGACCGTTGATCATCCTAGGGGGCCCTGGTATGGGGAAATCGTCCATCATTGCCAAAGTTGCAGACGAGGCCACCCTCAGGGCCTCTCAGAAACAGATTCCAGGGTAAGTTAACTTGTAATCATGTGTGAAAAAGAATTTTCGTTCATTTTGGTAACGTCATGTCAGTTTCGAGGATAGCATTACTGGTTAGTTGAAGTTTTCTCTGAAacagtgaaaaatattgttatagTAGTGGAGATGACACTCATGTAAGCACCAGTAGATGGTACTGTGACTGTACTAGAAGTAAGCTTATTCTCACACTTTACACCATTACTAATATTGATCTCTATAATACGTGTACTTTAAACTGAGACAGGTTGTATGTAATTCCTGCAAATTTTTCCACAGCGctggtgacactggctggtatgTGTTCTACCACTTTGTTGGAGCAGTACCAGGCTCTACAGATCTGGAGAGAGCTCTAAAGCGGCTCCTTAAAGAGATCGGCATTGTGAATGTAAGCAAATTCCCCCTTTTAGgataatattgaattttgccAAGTGTTTCAATCTCACAGCCATTTCATTTCTTGATTGTAAGTTGGATAGATTCATCAAGAGTACTGTTTTCCCACTGATTCAAATTCTCAAAATAGTGATGATTGTTTTTCTTTGGTCAGGAAACTCAACTGTTAACAAATCGTTGATTAAAATACCAACTTGTATCTGCATGAACAACTTCATAATCATTCGCTTCTAAATGTTACTGGTTTTGTAACCTGCAGGAAGCCACAATGCCGACTGATTTGGAGGCCACGTGCCAAATGACCAGCGGTGTCTTGTCAAATCCAAATACAAGAccaaccatcatcatcattgatgCCCTCAATCAGGTATGCTGAGAAAGTTTGTAATTAATAAGTTCTGTTTGGATCATATTTACTCTGATGATTGCCCATGAGATAATATAGCTGATTTCATCAAGGGGAAAATCTGTCCAAAGCGCTAGAAACAATTGAAGTGCTTTGTGATGAGAAGTCTTTCTTCCTTCAATTACACTTAGATTAAGCGTTGCTCAAAAGATTCCATCAAAAAATGACGGTAGTTGATGAATGTTACTAATCTTGGAACTCAGAGAACCCCAGCAGACAGTGTGAGCAGTTGTACTATTTGAAATAAAGGCACAAAGGGTCAGTCAAACTCAAGTAGTTTACCACCTGAATGCTTCTtggaattttcactgaaatttctaGTTTTTGGTTTCCTTTTCCAGTTTGATGATGACAAATTTTCAATGAGCTGGTTGCCTAGGAAACTGGCTCCTCAAATCCGAGTGGTGATGTCAATGATCAACAACACCCCACCGCACAAGAGTTTACGCGAAAGGACTAATCCTCCTGACGAGGCCTATGTAACTCCACTGGACATGCAATCAAGAAAGGTATGGTTAAAGAactttgtttctgaaaattcTGAAAGATTTAGCCTATATATATGGTTTAGGCAGtaccaaaagaaaccaaaagaTTTAaccttttactcaaactttccccaaggaaaTTTTAAATCATTCTTACTTTTATACTTTTATTgccactgtgcaaattttggtactggaaaaacaaatttacaaacatttacaaatgttttaattcaaaatggcaattgAATCTGTGAATGCTTTATATTCCACATTATTTCAGGAAATAGTTACAGAGATCTTAGGACGATACAACAAACGACTTGACGAGGAGCAGATGACCAAGTTGCTGTCCAAGGATTCTTCCCAGAATCCCCTGTGGTTGGCCATAGCTTGTGAAGAGCTAAGGGTATTTGGCGTTTTCCATGAAATGAATACAAAGATCGACAGTCTGGCAGATGGATTGCTAGAGTGAGTATCAGAAAGGCCCACTTGATCTCCCTGACAgtcttgaaaaatgttttcagtCTTGTAGTTTGAGTGACATAAAAACGCAAAGTTCTAATGTTATTTAAGCCTTTATGAGAGTGCTAGATAGGTGCTCGGAactattatgtttttgaaaatacctTCCATTAGGATATATGGTGCGACAGGCACATACTTGACACATTTCCAAGAGATACCTGAAGAGGGCGCTATTGATCTCAGGTCATGCTTTAATTAACcgtgtgtacatgtgttttacaGTCTTCTTGCTCAGGTCCTGAAAAGATTTGAAGAGGAGAACGGAGGCCACCTCCTGGTGGCGACACTGTGTCTACTAGAATCTTCCTCCACTGGCCTTCTTGAAATTGAACTCTTGGAGATTCTTGGAGATGAGCCACACTTGATGCCACCAGAATCTTCCGAAGAGAAAGGTAACGTATACAGTCTGTCCATATTGAAGCATCTGTGCTCCATGTCTAGATTAACAATGGGTCTtttagtttttagctcatatttggtatgtatataaataccaaaagagcttatatggtgagtcggtggcatctgtatgtctgtatgtatgtatgtgtgtatgtatgtatgtatgtatgtatgtatgtatgtatgtatgtatgtatgtatgtatgtggcgATGTATGTTTAACAGTGTAATTTGAAGTTTAGCCTGCAATACCATTTCACCCAACAGAGACTATTTGATTGCCAAGCAGTTGTAATTTTGACCACAACATCTTTACCTAAccaaaatttcatcattaacATAACAAGAATACACAGACACATCTTATCCAAGTGAACCATTCCTTTAGGATCTGTAGATTTATAGACTCTGGGTCTACAGCTCCCAAggattaaacatattttttattactGCTATCTCAAAGTAAAATATTAGTTAAGGTGATCTctcttttttgaagaaattacATTATTTGTTATTTGCACAGTAGGAGCTCCAGCAAAGGCCCAGGTGACCTGGAAGAAATCACAGCAACTACCAGCAATGAAGTGGGCAGCTGTCTATCGAGCACTTAAACCATTTCTCCGGCCTTTTGGTGACAGTGGAGAAGGAAGACTTGACTTTTATCACAGGTCGCTCAGCAAGGCTGTCAGGCACATGTAAGTAGAGCTCATTGAGTCACCATCaactttaatgttttttttcatttgtctttACTTAAGATATCAAACAATTAAGTAACATGAAATCCAAGTAAGAGAACAAGACAACTCCAGAGGGCAGTGTATTCATGCTATCACACTGGTGTTCATCATCTTATTGAATTTATATTTTACTCACCTATTCTTTCTGTCTTGTAATTAATCTCACATTTCTATAAGAAAGCATTGTTTTCTCTTTGACAATTAAATGTATCAATTTACGGCATAATTGTCAGCCTTTTGTGAGATTCTAGGGTACATGCCAAAACACAGTTCCTGTGTTTTCCCTTTATTTGGTGACTTTCAGTGACATACTGCTCAAGTGTGACTATTGTGGTCCTGATAATACTTGCAGAAATCTTGGTTTTGAGTGTGATGTCtgtgctaggtgactgggtgctgtACGTCGTGAGTTCAAATCCCCTTGAGAATTTACGCAATTACATGTaccgctgaaaaatatgacaataaccaaaaaacatttcaaaatgtagCTGTTTTACAAAAGTAATGGCACCACTGATTGTTTGAGGGAGTTAAAGATAATTTCAAACATTTAGTACCATGCGTCCACAATCTTGTAACTCCAACATATTCTTTGTCATGTCTATCTTTTTCCAGGTATTTTCTTAATGACGATGGCAATGAAAACGACGATGACAGCCGGGATATCTATCAGTGGTGGCACAGGAAATTGGCGGACTATTTTGAACAGGTGGATAACCTGGAACGGAGAATAGAGGTGAGATGTccatgttgtcatgacaaccagAGTGTGACACAACCAGCATTTCccaaatatcacatgacctttttgtctttttttccaGAGCATTTCAATCTGGTAATAAGTCTGCGGCTCTGGATACAGTTAGCTGTACAGCCAATACAATCCCAGTTTTTAACCGGAATCCATTTACAGCTAATAGAATCCCAGTTTACTGAAATCCATTTACAGCCAATAGAATCCCACTTTACCAAAATCCATTTCATCCTTCAGAAATCCATTTTATAGTTTAAAATGATTTAACAATTGCTGCTTAGGCATGTTGGGTTTAGTACTGTTACATATAACCACATTTCAGATTCACGTGCTTTCTCTGTTTCATCATTTGATAGTGTCTTCCAAACCCTATTTCTATGTAACAGTAACCCCAATAATGaaagttttcaacttttgtaTATGCTTTGCTCTTGGAAATTTTTTGACTCTTTCAAAggtcattatgcaaatttgaatgagaGAGATTACCTATATTTAAAGCTTTGAAAGGCAGCTTTTATCTATGTAAATTTCATTGgaacaataaaattttgtttctgtttccatAAAAATGAGAAAGTGAAAGTGCAATTTTCTTTGCTCTTCAAGTTTCTAAGTAAAACCTTACATTGTCAAGCTTTGGACCAGCAAGGAATATAAGGTTTTGAGAGTCAGAAAATTTGTGCGCAAGTTGTATTCCTCATTTGAAAACAATCCACCATTCGATTATCATTGGCATTGTGAAATAAGAATGAACGCTTTTCAGTCAGAAAAGTGATGAATTTGTTTGTAATGCTTCATCTTCAATCTGTGAAATCTAGGAATACCCGgtgcatcttgtgaaaatcaACGACAAAGAGAGGCTACAGAACTTTCTGACACAGTGGGTGGTATTTGACAATCTGTATGATGATGAGTATAGTTCCAAATTGCTGTATTACTGGAGACAGGtgagaatattttgatgaacTTCATCCATAATGTTAACatgaattttttgatttttcacatcGCTTAGATACAACCGAATGTATGCATTCCTGTCTCATACAGATTCCCAAAAACCAGTAGTGAGCAATTTAACACCATTCTTCCATCCATTATGGTACAGGTCATATCCATTGAAAGagaatattttaaacttttgctcaaagtttcttAAAGCATACATTGAACTATTCTCTGTCATAATCAAGACaaaaattacctaatatttaccaatatttgaacatCAAACACGGCTGGAATACGATTCACTgtatgggaaaaaattaaaatttttaatttttacaaagaCAAGATTATAGTAAACTTCACTCACCCTCCTGGTTTTCAAAAAGAGTTCGGACCAGCGGCAGGCCAGGAAAACACTGTGTATAACAATTTCTGTGTCTAAAAATAACTGTCCCAGTTGGCATTCTTATATAACAATACCTTTGGATGCAGCTATTGTGCTGATAGTGATGTATGTAACAGGAtgagtttgaaattttgaaatattcctcGAAGAAATTATTGATGCGgatcaatttgtttcaaatgCTGAATGTGAATTTATTTTTTACAGGCTGGTGGTGCATCCGTCTGGAGGAAATGTACTTAAATTCATTGGAGAATCtcaaaaacaaaagttatgaCAAACAAAGATGAATTGTCCATCAGATATGAGCAGATATCAAGAGTTTTGTAAGTCTTCATAAGCATGTTTGTTTTTCTGAGCTTGCTTTCCCAGCTTCTACTCTCTGCAGCTGTAACACTTTGGATCATCACATTGTGGTTCTAGTTATCCCATATGGCTAACCTTAACAGACATGTCATGCCAGAACCTGATTGGATTACCAAGGAACTAAAAAATCCTCTTGGATTTCAATAGGATCATTCAAGATAAAGGATAAAAGAGGActatattttaaaattaccaCTCAAATCAAGCAAACGTTCTGAAGGAGTTCCATTGGATTCCTATCAGATATTTTTGTAGCAGATTATCATTTATATGGTTTTTTTTGACCAGTGTGTATGGATGGTTAAAGTTTTCATATGTCAAGCTGCACACTGACAATCTTGTTTGATTAATACAGATGAAACTCATGAGAGTGTTGGAAGCTGTATTCTTTGCATATACAACCATTTTGTTTGCACATACACAGTAACAATAGCTCCATCCAGCCAATCACCATTGCCAAGCCCTATTGCTTCTCATGACACGTCAGCCCATTGGGGGCAGTGCAGTACATTCTCCTGATCCAACAGCTGAATGCTTTGACTTTCTTTCATTCCGGCAGAATGCAAGAAGGAAGACTGGAAATGGCCCATGAGTTGGTTGAGAAGGCAATGAAGATAGAAGAAGATGAGCTTGGTGGCAGACCACAAAGACTGGTAGAGCTCTACGACTCTGCCGCAAACATTTACAATGCTGTGAGTCATACTACGGAGTTTTCATAGATTTAAATGAGCATGTAGCATAGACTGCACTGGCATAAACCCCCTTTTCCACATCAGAGGTCCTGCTTTGCCATAGAGAACAATAGGGTTGTTCCAAACTTTGATGGGTACAAGGTTGAAAGATTTGTtcaagaaattgcaatttttgACTCATGTTTTCTTGTCAGATTATGCATTTATCATTTTGACTTTGTCTAAAAACATTACACATAATAGCATACAGTAATTCTTATGGAAGTTTTGACAAACTCAGACTACActcgacaaagtattgtaagCAGATACAATATGCAACTTCCCAGTAATTCTTGTGACTCATCAACTGTTCTTCATTacttgtgatttttttccagaaaATCGTCCTTATCGACTATGTCAGCCGATCCATGTTATCGGTTCTCAGACCCTGCATAGACTTCAGGCAAAAGGGAATAAAACTTAGGGAAAGCTTCGAAGGAGACAGACACAAGGTAAGGAATGAAGTGAAATCAAGGCACTGACATGAGATTATGATGAGTCAGCAAGTTTCATGGCATGGTCAAATCACTGGGCACTACAAAGCGACATAACCAATAGACGGTTGCAGAGTCAAACTTCCGAGAGGCATTATGTAGAAATTTAGGATGTTTTATGCACTGTTCAGTGTTGGATTTAACTTTTGTGCTTTTCTGTTTGAAAGATGCATGATGgttttttcttgtaaaatttcagttcaagagAGCTTACTCCATGATGAAACTAGCCTTCAACATCAAGACGTGGTACATGATCGGCGGCGACAGTAACTTCTCTGCAGAGGAAGCAATGGAGGAAGGATTCAGAAATGTCAGGGAAGCTAAAGAAATATTCCTAGAGGTGAGGTACTGTTGGAACAGATACGTAGACAAACAAACTCTGAAGTGTTCTGAAGTGCAACTGTAACCATGGTTTGTAGTCTGACAAACACAATTGTTGATCGAGTGTTACGTACATTTTAAGGTTATATGTGCCTCGATAGTGacagacttcaacttttgttctaaacttttatcaagaaatatttcaaccattctctttcaaaatcaagaatgaaaacttggggtcaccgtgcaaattttggtattagagaaaaattacccaagatttaccaaatttgaaatttgaaaatggctgccatccctatattaactctatggagaaaaataaagtttttgattttttagaAAGCTAAGACAATGAAAAGTTTccccaagagttttaaaatggaagccccacaagtggtagatcagaaaagaattgtgaaaattttgaccgATATCAGTCCCACGGATCATTCTACTGTAAGGGTGCCATTCAGGTGTGAtatgattaaatatttttcagtgacagtCAATTTGGAAGATGTTATGTTGGACACTTCCAAAATGGCCTGATTGTTACCATCATGTCATTTTTCATCCACAGCTGGAAGAGATGGGTACAGAGCAGAGTGTCTCATGAATGAGGGTCTGTTAGTTGGTGAACACGACCAGGAAAAGGCCTTGAAGGTAAGATTAATGACTCTGCAAGCTCTGTTAGAAAAACAGAGTTACAATGCAGAGTTTCCGTAACAATGCTCGCAATAGTGCTTTTGCCTTGTGTTGTATGGATTACAATATCTTATCTTGACTTCAATATCTTACTTGTTCTCAGTTAACAAGCTGTTTAGAGCGTGTAAAGTTGTGACGCTCGTTTTCTCTAACGAAATGGAGGATCATAGCTTTCATCATTTTGTATTGGTTGATGCCGCGGAAAGTTTGTAGAACATTGCTTTATGGAATGTTATTCTAAATAATAATTTCCGTTTGTTTGAGTCAGCAAATAGAATTCCATTGCATTCAGAATTTGCATGTCTCGTACACCAGCTCAAAATGTAATTCATTGTATGTGAGCCAAGTTAGGGTATCCCTTACCTCTCATGTAAACCAATCACAACTGATTGTTTTTCACTCTTTGTTTTACAGCTGTATCAAGAGGCTGAGGAGCTGTGCTTACAAGTGTACGGTGAGAACAGTGTGCTGTCCGGCAGGCTTTTGATGAATACTGGTATACTGGTTGAGGAGATGGGAAATTATGAAGAAGCCTACACCTATTTCAGCAGAGCTTTCAGAAATAAAGTTGAGGTAAGTTTAACAGTAGTCTCTCAATAGGTAGAGGCACCTCCTAACTTTTTACGCTAAAAATGGGACAActgtattgattttgaaagcaaGGTTCTTAGCAACTGTTCAGGAACATGAAGCAGAAAATCCACGATGTAAGCAGCACAGAAAAGATATTACCTGCCATCATACATTGCATAAGACAAAATCATTATCGAAGCGAAAACTCTAAGTAGACCAAGTGTTGAGAcaacaataaaacatttttaggTAGGATATGCCTTGGGGACGGGTtgtctgactctcaaactttcacaatatttttttggcTTACCACTTATGGacactcattttgaagcttatgggataaataaacttttcatcagccttagtgttttgaaaatcgggaattttattttccccatagagttcacacagggatcacagcagccattttgaatttcaaatatcattaaatgttaggtaattgtttctctattttaccaaaatttgcctGGTAACCCCTAATTTtcattcgtgattttgaaagaaaatggttgaaagtttgccttaggaaaatttgagcaaatgttAAAGTATTTTGATTTCGAGGCGCAGACTACCTTAAGACTGTTTTCTTATCTACATAGGTAAGCTGGTAGAAGTTACTCATATCCACAAATCACATAATTTTTGTGCACACAGTGTGTACCATCCAGGTTGACCTCATCAATGTGACCTTGACCCTTTTTATGACATTGTTTCATTCACAGGTGTATGGCCTTGACCACCCACAGACTCACCGGGGCATCAGACTGCTTGAGGAACCCATGTACAAGAGAATCGCTCAAAGTCGAGGCGAGAACCCTCTTGAAGAGTATAAATAGCACCAGAAGTGGataattctttttttcaattctgCCTTTGTCGTCCATTATATTTTTATAGGCAATTTTAATATGTTAATATACTTagaattatattatattatatttcatttcGATTTGTATTCAGCTAAATTGTGAATCAATCTTCTTTTTTTTAACTAACCCAGCAAAGGCCTTGTAAATACTGCAAAGCATACAGATATAGCAGCTGTAAACGTGCAAGTGCTAGTTTCACATCGGAGTGTTGTAAAGTGTGGAATTTTTCTATCTTCAAAATGAAatcttttatcattattgaattTTCCAGGACAGCGTTGACATACAAGGGCACCAGAGCCTAGGCAAAGATGGTCTTCAATCAAAGAAGCCGCGAATTACTCCATGCAAAGAAAATActacacagtttgaattttaaagTAGACATAATAGGTTATCTCACTTTGAGGTCAATATAATAGGTTATCTCACTTTGAGGTCGATATAATAGGTTATCTGACTGTGAAAACTTTGTTCAAGTGCAGTTCTTTGTACACTTTGACCTTTGAGCTTTGTGTCATATCTGAAGGCTCTTCCGAAATTCAGTATTTTCTTACTTCATACAAATTCCAAAGCTACATGTATGAAATGCCCAAATGTGCAATTATAAACATAGATTTACCTATGCAAATAACATTACCCCAAAATCTATAATTATATCCATTATATGTTACAAGAATTACAAACATATAGACATAATGATTTAGATTGTGttcatatataaatgtatgtacaaACAGATTTCTTTTTCAAGCCTTGCCTCTTGTACCATGTATTCCATTCTTATCGTTTTCAgtggtagatttttga comes from Ptychodera flava strain L36383 chromosome 8, AS_Pfla_20210202, whole genome shotgun sequence and encodes:
- the LOC139139513 gene encoding uncharacterized protein, whose amino-acid sequence is MQEGRLEMAHELVEKAMKIEEDELGGRPQRLVELYDSAANIYNAKIVLIDYVSRSMLSVLRPCIDFRQKGIKLRESFEGDRHKFKRAYSMMKLAFNIKTWYMIGGDSNFSAEEAMEEGFRNVREAKEIFLEVRYSGRDGYRAECLMNEGLLVGEHDQEKALKLYQEAEELCLQVYGENSVLSGRLLMNTGILVEEMGNYEEAYTYFSRAFRNKVEVYGLDHPQTHRGIRLLEEPMYKRIAQSRGENPLEEYK